In one Amaranthus tricolor cultivar Red isolate AtriRed21 chromosome 8, ASM2621246v1, whole genome shotgun sequence genomic region, the following are encoded:
- the LOC130820533 gene encoding uncharacterized protein LOC130820533 isoform X3 codes for MEVHEESISGISIDETQVDNSIFPQLKLYCLELFHLHQNPNYSKQSPAITQLLLLLRSSPSHALQPYFDYTLFPLLLLLDAAVDCRSVQKGKPVTQNVSRISDAVAEGVLQCLEELLLKCRLGSVGQMTVLLNKLAYGAMLSPSEAAEEFRDSVVRCFRTLLSNLIPCSDTSCCCQNTSSRPALLDIGDSKCLTSKHLEHYCEPNECLISFLQSEGAAAAVGHWLSLLLNIAETESSRGLRGSAKIRIDALLTLRVLVSKVGTSDALAFFLPGVITRLAKVLHVSKSMISGAAGSTEATDHAVRGLAEFLMVVLQDNANICDPHASLDRVASENESSQSFLKELRHLHVQAPNQSELSSNDRSQNATIVKEELVEKQISSGNGKLGSLHVKRTRDWLEKTSVNVDILLSKTFPHICVHTSKRIRLALLFAVQGLLSNCRYTLKRSRLMLLECLCYLVCDESKDVSMPAQDFLGFLFLSDGKYTVVDDLAEIFNRLLEKLPKLVLGCEETLALASAQQMLALMYYSGPQVVVDHLLRSPIKAAKFFDVFALCLSQESVFAGSLGKLALSSPSPTGYLHSLAELRANGRRFVGEYPVTDAKTSEVSNKQSLVKEIQYSTGHSYYDYELPRMPPWFAYVGCHKLYQALAGILRLVGLSLISDCRNEVFLSNIIDIPLDNLHKLVSEIRTMEFSRESWESWYTKAHSGRLLRQASIAVCILNEMLFGMSDQSINDFKKLFNESGARVEEGHMSYVSFLDQSFQARCHVAGVSLWKKNAVGPVRQHVIDCIGTILHEYISPEIWDFSVTHDISLLQSSGIFGSIDKHLFHDVAILHQVLIEGIGIFNLTLGANFTSSGFLCSSLYLLLENLICSNSEVRRASDAVLRLMSATSGCSSVRIILFLSMSAFMSWNADLVLNILQVGQLVMLNADYVIDSLCHQLRHLDLNPHVPNVLGAVLSCVGVAKKILPLLEEPMRSVSMELEILGRHQHPELTIPFLKAVAEIAKAAKLEACILPTQAESFLDYVKPKVSDVKKKVGEDAVRIGEQESDEPAFCDDLVVNMEDWDSILFKLNDNKRYRRIVASIAVSCLTAVTPLLASEKEPVCLISLNIIEEGIITLEKAEEAFRREQETKEGIEEVASLCSLYHLKDVLDAAEGTDENRLLPAMNKIWPYFVACVQNRIPA; via the exons ATGGAAGTCCATGAAGAAAGTATTAGTGGAATCAGTATTGATGAAACTCAAGTGGATAACTCCATTTTTCctcaattaaaattatattgttTGGAGTTGTTTCATCTTCACCAGAACCCTAATTATTCGAAACAATCTCCTGCGATTACTCAATTACTTCTCCTTCTGCGCTCCTCACCTTCTCATGCTCTTCAACCTTACTTCGA TTATACCTTGTTTCCATTGCTGCTGCTTTTGGATGCAGCGGTGGATTGTAGGTCTGTTCAGAAAGGAAAACCAGTCACTCAAAATGTAAGTAGAATCAGTGATGCCGTTGCTGAAGGTGTGCTTCAATGTTTAGAGGAGCTTTTGTTGAAATGCCGGCTAGGTTCTGTGGGCCAG ATGACAGTTTTGCTAAACAAATTGGCTTATGGCGCCATGCTATCTCCATCAGAGGCAGCAGAAGAGTTTCGAGACAGTGTAGTTAGATGCTTTAGGACATTGCTTTCCAACTTAATTCCTTGCTCAGACACATCGTGCTGCTGCCAAAACACCTCCAGTCGACCTGCACTTCTAGATATTGGAGATTCTAAATGCTTAACTTCTAAACACTTGGAGCATTATTGTGAACCAAATGAATGCTTGATTTCTTTTCTCCAATCAGAAGGTGCTGCAGCTGCTGTTGGGCACTGGCTCTCTCTTCTGCTGAAT ATTGCAGAGACTGAGAGCTCACGAGGTCTTCGGGGCAGCGCCAAAATCCGGATAGATGCTCTTCTAACCCTACGAGTGCTTGTTTCAAAG GTTGGTACCTCAGACGCACTGGCTTTCTTTCTGCCCGGAGTTATTACTCGATTGGCTAAGGTTTTGCACGTCTCCAAATCTATGATTAGTGGGGCTGCTGGAAGTACAGAAGCTACTGATCATGCAGTTAGAGGATTGGCTGAATTTCTCATGGTAGTCCTACAGGATAACGCCAATATATGTGATCCTCATGCATCACTTGACAGGGTTGCTAGTGAGAATGAGTCTTCACAATCATTTCTAAAGGAGCTTCGCCACTTGCATGTACAAGCTCCTAATCAGAGTGAACTTTCTTCAAATGATCGAAGTCAAAATGCAACCATTGTCAAGGAGGAGCTTGTGGAGAAGCAAATTTCCAGTGGCAATGGTAAATTAGGGTCTTTGCATGTCAAACGTACAAGAGACTGGCTTGAAAAAACTTCAGTCAATGTTGACATCTTGCTGAGCAAGACATTTCCACAT ATATGTGTACATACATCCAAAAGAATAAGGCTTGCGCTTCTCTTTGCTGTGCAAGGACTGTTATCTAATTGCCGTTATACTTTGAAGAGGAGCAGATTGATGCTTTTG GAATGCTTGTGTTATTTGGTTTGTGACGAGTCTAAAGACGTGTCCATGCCCGCACAAGATTTCCTTGGATTTTTGTTCTTGTCTGATGGGAAGTATACTGTTGTGGATGATCTAGCTGAAATTTTCAACAG GCTACTTGAGAAGCTCCCAAAACTGGTGCTTGGATGTGAGGAAACTTTGGCCCTTGCTTCTGCTCAACAGATGCTTGCTTTGATGTATTATTCTGGACCTCAAGTTGTTGTGGATCACCTTCTCCGCTCTCCT ATTAAAGCTGCAAAATTTTTCGATGTATTTGCTCTATGCCTGAGTCAGGAGTCTGTCTTTGCTGGCTCTCTTGGGAAATTAGCGTTATCAAGTCCTTCTCCTACCGGGTACTTGCATTCTCTTGCAGAGCTGAGGGCTAATGGTAGAAGGTTTGTTGGGGAATATCCCGTCACTGATGCTAAGACATCTGAAGTGTCAAATAAGCAGTCTTTGGTAAAGGAAATACAGTACTCTACAGGACattcttattatgattatgaactTCCACGTATGCCACCTTGGTTTGCCTATGTAGGCTGTCATAAACTTTATCAAGCACTTGCTGGGATTCTTAGACTTGTGGGTTTATCATTGATATCTG aTTGCAGAAATGAagtttttttgtcaaatatcATTGATATTCCTCTGGATAATTTGCATAAGCTAGTCTCTGAGATACGCACGATGGAGTTTTCTAGAGAAAGCTGGGAGTCTTGGTACACTAAGGCACATTCAGGAAGGTTGCTACGACAAGCAAGCATTGCTGTATGTATCCTTAATGAGATGTTATTTGGCATGtcagatcaatcaatcaatgaTTTCAAAAAACTATTTAATGAGTCTGGAGCAAGAGTTGAAGAGGGGCATATGAGCTATGTATCTTTTTTAGATCAGTCTTTCCAAGCACGATGCCATGTTGCTGGTGTATCACTTTGGAAGAAGAATGCAGTTGGGCCTGTGAGGCAACATGTCATTGATTGTATTGGTACCATTTTACACGAGTACATTTCTCCAGAAATTTGGGATTTTTCAGTCACTCATGATATATCTCTCCTTCAATCTAGTGGAATATTTGGAAGTATTGATAAGCACTTATTTCATGATGTTGCCATACTACACCAG GTTCTCATTGAGGGAATTGGAATTTTCAACCTAACCCTTGGTGCAAATTTTACTTCTAGTGGATTCCTTTGTTCCTCTCTGTATCTTTTGCTTGAAAACTTGATCTGCTCAAACTCTGAAGTTAGACGTGCTTCTGATGCTGTGCTGCGTTTAATGTCAGCTACATCTGGATGTTCATCTGTAAGAATCATATTATTTCTTTCTATGTCTGCATTCATGTCCTGGAATGCTGACTTAGTCTTAAATATTCTACAGGTTGGTCAACTAGTTATGTTAAATGCAGACTACGTAATTGACTCATTGTGCCATCAACTCCGTCATTTGGATTTGAATCCTCATGTCCCAAACGTGCTTGGGGCAGTGCTTTCTTGTGTTGGAGtagccaaaaaaatattaccatTATTGGAGGAGCCG ATGCGCTCAGTTTCAATGGAACTGGAAATTCTTGGGAGGCATCAACATCCAGAGTTAACAATTCCTTTCTTGAAG GCTGTAGCTGAGATTGCTAAGGCGGCTAAGCTGGAGGCTTGTATCTTGCCTACTCAAGCAGAATCTTTTTTGGATTATGTTAAACCTAAAGTATCTGATGTGAAAAAGAAAGTAGGAGAGGATGCTGTAAGGATAGGGGAGCAAG AGTCAGATGAGCCAGCCTTTTGTGATGACCTTGTTGTGAACATGGAGGATTGGGATAGTATTTTGTTTAAGCTAAATGACAATAAGAGGTACCGTCGGATTGTTGCTTCTATTGCAGTCTCCTGTTTGACAGCTGTTACTCCGTTGCTTGCATCTGAAAAGGAGCCAGTATGCTTGATTTCATTAAACATAATTGAG GAGGGTATTATCACACTGGAAAAAGCGGAGGAAGCATTTAGGCGTGAGCAAGAAACTAAAGAAGGCATCGAAGAAGTAGCATCCTTGTGTTCATTATATCATCTTAAAGACGTTCTTGATGCTGCTGAGGGGACTGATGAGAATAGACTGCTTCCAGCAATGAACAAAATATGGCCATATTTTGTTGCTTGTGTTCAAAATAGGATTCCAGCG TAA